The Ahaetulla prasina isolate Xishuangbanna chromosome 3, ASM2864084v1, whole genome shotgun sequence genome window below encodes:
- the PSMA7 gene encoding proteasome subunit alpha type-7, translating into MSYDRAITVFSPDGHLFQVEYAQEAVKKGSTAVGVRGKDIVVLGVEKKSVAKLQDERTVRKICALDDNVCMAFAGLTADARIVINRARVECQSHRLTVEDPVTVEYITRYIASLKQRYTQSNGRRPFGISALIVGFDFDGTPRLYQTDPSGTYHAWKANAIGRGAKSVREFLEKNYTDEAIETDDLTIKLVIKALLEVVQSGGKNIELAVMRRNQPLKILSPDEIEKYVAEIEKEKEENEKKKQKKTTT; encoded by the exons ATGAGTTACGACCGGGCCATCACCGTTTTCTCCCCGGACGGGCACCTGTTTCAGGTCGAATATGCCCAGGAGGCCGTGAAGAAAGGCTCCACCGCG GTTGGAGTGCGAGGAAAAGATATTGTAGTTCTTGGCGTGGAGAAAAAATCTGTGGCGAAACTGCAAGATGAGAGAACTGTCCGAAAGATCTGTGCCCTTGATGATAATGTCTGCATGGCTTTTGCAG GTCTTACCGCAGATGCCCGGATAGTTATAAATAGAGCCCGAGTGGAATGTCAAAGCCATAGACTCACAGTGGAAGATCCAGTCACTGTGGAATATATTACACGTTATATCGCTAGCCTGAAGCAG CGGTACACCCAGAGTAATGGCCGCAGACCTTTTGGTATTTCTGCCCTTATTGTAGGGTTTGACTTTGATGGAACTCCGAGGCTATATCAGACTGACCCTTCTGGCACATACCATGCTTGGAAG GCTAATGCAATTGGCAGAGGAGCAAAATCCGTGCGGGAATTTCTGGAGAAAAACTATACTGATGAAGCCATTGAAACTGATGATCTGACAATTAAACTTGTTATCAAAGCCCTTCTTGAA GTTGTACAGTCTGGTGGAAAAAATATTGAGCTGgctgttatgagaagaaaccaaccTCTTAAG ATACTGAGCCCTGATGAAATTGAAAAATATGTTGCTGAaattgaaaaagagaaagaagagaatgagaagaagaaacagaagaaaactaCAACATGA